Proteins from a genomic interval of Candidatus Hydrothermales bacterium:
- a CDS encoding Gfo/Idh/MocA family oxidoreductase — protein MEESKRLNFGIIGVGHIAQIGYIPSIKRLKDKINLYALCDLDEAKLYKAKEIHKAEVIYTDFEDLLSDKNVDAVIITTPNHLHYPMSLASITYGKHTLCELPVSLKLEEALELKRKISDTNRIYMPAMNYSFRPDIIKIKEIVFEKKVLGEIIHTKFIKRRRIEFSGPNWLQDPNCAGSIYHSVLIHIFEIYYFYFKTEPFNFLKFFRKNESTGIEWEGTLYLELKNNSSVSIEVLWDPFIDKDKFQIEVYCEKGNAYLTPFKIIQKHFGHLIDITPRITEEKSFYRLSFDLLLENFVNSINKIESPRFKIDDAIKILEIIEKIRH, from the coding sequence GTGGAAGAGAGTAAAAGGTTAAATTTTGGAATAATTGGAGTTGGTCATATAGCACAGATAGGCTATATACCCTCAATAAAAAGATTAAAGGATAAAATAAACCTTTATGCCTTATGTGATTTAGACGAGGCAAAACTATATAAGGCAAAAGAAATACATAAGGCAGAAGTAATCTATACTGACTTTGAGGACCTTTTGTCAGATAAAAATGTAGATGCTGTTATAATAACTACTCCTAATCATCTCCATTATCCTATGTCTCTTGCGTCCATAACTTATGGAAAACATACTCTCTGCGAGCTTCCTGTTTCGTTAAAACTTGAGGAAGCACTTGAATTAAAGAGAAAAATCAGCGATACAAACAGGATTTATATGCCAGCTATGAATTACTCTTTTAGACCAGATATAATAAAAATAAAAGAGATTGTGTTTGAGAAGAAAGTTCTTGGAGAGATAATACATACAAAGTTCATAAAAAGAAGAAGAATAGAATTTTCGGGTCCAAACTGGTTACAAGATCCCAACTGTGCTGGTTCAATTTATCATTCAGTTTTAATTCACATCTTTGAAATATACTATTTTTACTTCAAAACAGAACCATTTAATTTTTTGAAGTTTTTCAGAAAAAATGAAAGTACAGGAATTGAATGGGAAGGTACACTTTACTTAGAACTTAAGAATAATTCAAGTGTATCAATAGAAGTTTTGTGGGATCCCTTTATAGATAAAGACAAATTTCAAATTGAAGTATATTGTGAAAAGGGTAATGCCTACCTTACGCCTTTTAAAATTATTCAAAAACATTTTGGTCATCTTATAGATATAACACCTAGGATTACAGAAGAAAAAAGTTTCTATAGACTCTCCTTTGATTTGTTACTAGAGAATTTTGTCAATTCAATAAATAAGATTGAAAGTCCTAGGTTTAAAATTGATGACGCGATAAAAATTCTTGAAATTATTGAGAAAATTAGACATTAA
- a CDS encoding methyl-accepting chemotaxis protein, whose amino-acid sequence MISFIYLYIGFSILFVFLHFSFLSLRGESVFSLPIFLITFIVVFLLRFFRFPLRHFYFFSFCPAVALLFSYISPISGSIASFFGVFLFGLFVLKENFLNITYTSLSYLLGALFLSLIRYIEIPVLKINTFIFLAFSPILYPVFFYLPIFVKKKLNLKIHLYTLAREIGLIFFYTALAFLLYEFIRGKNFLGVILVLLLLFISVLVLKDYLNLDKLSILYRIEALVSREFSLERFLSKMFDLLREYVDFDHMKIFIKEDGKIRCVYADEKEYLEKTFSKDIFDLIKENERIYIKKVEERKEFFSPDTLSAYLISFYKDKKLRGLLIFESKIENNFSEDDRERFDMVSKLVERIIRIYLYIRELPYFSDEIVMKLKSVNEILNKLDSQITKFNFSLSQSGGSFSSISEKIRKNFDILENLTQEFEKGKDELLPFVSFFEGRRSYIQSIFFSLRSLGENLNSLNEEFKRLKENILSSISIIEKIHGFVEFMKDYASKTRLLSLNASIEAARLGEEARGFSIIAGEIGNLAQSVENVISRLTHEFVLFSEVLEKAKNYIGEYESLLQKGLEKFLESESREKEVFSNTIELLHKLENIPILLESSVLRLSEVIRSIGEELQEAETGEKVLKELIEELKEINLNIRKIEGSINECRVISGKIKLIEEEVRSGRE is encoded by the coding sequence ATGATTTCTTTTATTTACCTTTACATTGGGTTTTCGATTTTATTTGTTTTCTTGCATTTTTCTTTTTTAAGTTTAAGGGGGGAGAGTGTTTTTTCTTTACCTATTTTTCTTATTACTTTTATTGTTGTATTTTTATTAAGATTTTTTAGATTTCCGTTAAGGCATTTTTATTTTTTTTCCTTTTGTCCAGCAGTTGCATTGCTTTTTTCTTATATTTCTCCCATTTCGGGGTCAATAGCTTCCTTTTTCGGGGTTTTTCTTTTTGGTCTCTTTGTTCTTAAAGAGAACTTTTTAAATATAACTTATACTTCCCTTTCTTATCTTTTAGGAGCCCTTTTTTTAAGTTTAATAAGATACATAGAAATACCTGTACTAAAGATAAACACGTTTATTTTTTTAGCTTTTTCCCCTATTTTATATCCAGTTTTTTTCTATTTACCTATTTTTGTGAAGAAAAAATTAAATTTAAAAATTCATCTCTATACTTTGGCAAGGGAGATAGGGCTCATATTTTTTTATACAGCTTTAGCTTTTTTGTTATATGAATTCATAAGAGGTAAGAATTTTTTGGGGGTTATTTTAGTTTTGCTGCTTCTTTTTATAAGTGTATTAGTTCTCAAAGATTATCTTAATTTAGATAAACTTTCAATTCTTTACCGTATAGAAGCTCTTGTGAGCCGTGAATTTTCGTTAGAGAGGTTTCTCAGTAAAATGTTTGACCTTTTAAGAGAATATGTTGATTTTGATCATATGAAAATTTTTATAAAAGAGGACGGAAAGATTAGATGTGTTTATGCAGATGAGAAAGAATATTTAGAGAAAACTTTTTCAAAAGATATTTTTGATCTAATTAAAGAGAATGAAAGAATTTATATAAAGAAAGTAGAAGAAAGAAAGGAATTCTTTTCTCCTGATACTTTGTCTGCCTATTTGATTTCGTTTTACAAGGATAAAAAATTACGTGGTTTACTTATTTTTGAGTCAAAAATAGAGAATAATTTTTCGGAGGATGATAGAGAAAGATTTGATATGGTTTCTAAATTAGTAGAAAGAATAATTCGGATTTATCTTTATATACGGGAATTACCTTATTTTTCTGATGAAATTGTGATGAAGTTAAAATCGGTCAATGAAATTTTAAATAAACTTGATTCTCAAATTACAAAATTTAACTTTTCACTTTCTCAATCAGGAGGGTCTTTTAGTAGTATTTCTGAAAAAATAAGAAAAAATTTTGATATCCTTGAAAATTTAACACAGGAATTTGAAAAAGGAAAAGATGAACTTTTACCTTTTGTTTCATTTTTCGAGGGAAGAAGATCTTATATTCAATCTATTTTTTTCTCTTTAAGGAGTTTAGGGGAAAATCTTAATAGTTTAAATGAAGAGTTTAAGAGATTAAAAGAAAATATTCTTTCCTCTATTTCCATTATTGAGAAAATCCATGGTTTTGTTGAATTTATGAAAGACTATGCAAGTAAGACAAGACTTCTTTCACTTAATGCTTCTATTGAGGCTGCAAGATTGGGAGAAGAGGCAAGGGGATTCTCAATTATTGCTGGAGAGATAGGTAATCTTGCCCAGTCTGTAGAAAATGTAATAAGTAGATTAACTCACGAATTTGTTTTATTTAGTGAAGTACTAGAAAAGGCGAAAAATTACATAGGTGAGTATGAGAGTTTACTTCAAAAAGGTCTTGAAAAATTTTTAGAATCTGAGAGTAGGGAAAAAGAAGTTTTCTCGAATACTATTGAACTTTTACATAAACTCGAAAATATACCGATTTTGCTTGAGAGTTCAGTGTTAAGACTTTCAGAGGTTATAAGGTCAATTGGTGAGGAACTGCAGGAGGCTGAAACTGGTGAAAAAGTGCTAAAGGAACTAATAGAAGAGCTTAAAGAAATTAATCTAAATATTAGAAAGATAGAGGGTAGTATAAATGAGTGCAGAGTAATATCGGGCAAAATTAAATTAATTGAGGAGGAGGTGAGAAGTGGAAGAGAGTAA
- a CDS encoding radical SAM protein, with protein MIEQGYKRGSCLTYYKPENLYTLSYLQDVACKVTLKWENGKPYRLIKSIQLSRPEDYLSIYQSGCNFSCLKCHSFEFTKYKNGKWMSPDDVVEVVKDYVKIVNVYEPKERATAFHSDDLCKNCGMCVLSGKRSSICPGKLEKEQVLLSPQGFGPARNIVAFTGGDLACNPDWYLQTAEKIKDLNLNLWVLFETNGYGLTPKNLDLFKEYGIDAFWLDIKAFSSEIHKKLTGCENDLILRLPEEILRRGFTLEVLTLYIPGWVETDEIKKVAEHLVKVEPNIPFTILAFFGAYKLKNLRSPTLDEMLEAYKVVKEVGLKNVRLGNIGLFVKNEEDLNLLIRLMD; from the coding sequence ATGATAGAGCAGGGTTACAAAAGGGGAAGTTGTTTGACCTATTATAAACCTGAAAATCTTTACACACTAAGTTATTTACAGGATGTTGCTTGTAAAGTGACCCTAAAGTGGGAAAATGGTAAACCTTATCGTTTAATAAAATCTATACAGCTTTCTCGTCCTGAAGATTATCTTTCAATTTACCAGTCAGGTTGTAATTTTTCTTGTTTAAAGTGTCATTCCTTTGAATTTACAAAGTATAAAAATGGTAAGTGGATGTCACCTGATGATGTAGTTGAAGTTGTTAAGGATTATGTAAAGATAGTTAATGTTTATGAACCGAAAGAGAGAGCTACAGCCTTTCACTCTGATGATCTCTGCAAAAATTGTGGAATGTGTGTATTAAGTGGAAAGAGGTCTTCCATTTGTCCAGGTAAGTTAGAAAAAGAGCAGGTCCTTTTATCGCCCCAGGGTTTTGGTCCTGCAAGAAATATTGTGGCCTTTACTGGTGGAGATCTTGCCTGTAATCCTGATTGGTACTTACAAACTGCAGAAAAGATAAAAGATTTAAATTTAAATTTATGGGTTTTATTTGAAACAAACGGTTATGGTTTAACACCAAAGAATTTAGATTTATTTAAAGAATATGGAATTGACGCATTTTGGCTTGATATTAAGGCATTTAGTAGTGAAATACACAAAAAGCTTACTGGTTGTGAAAACGATTTAATATTAAGACTTCCAGAAGAAATCTTAAGAAGGGGTTTTACTCTTGAAGTTTTAACTTTATATATACCTGGATGGGTTGAGACTGACGAGATAAAAAAGGTTGCAGAGCACCTTGTAAAGGTAGAGCCAAATATCCCCTTTACTATTTTAGCTTTCTTTGGAGCCTATAAATTAAAAAATCTGAGAAGTCCTACTTTAGATGAAATGCTTGAAGCCTATAAGGTTGTAAAAGAAGTAGGCTTAAAGAATGTAAGACTCGGTAACATAGGTCTTTTTGTTAAAAATGAGGAAGATTTAAACCTTTTAATTAGACTTATGGATTAG
- the topA gene encoding type I DNA topoisomerase yields MKGKKVLIVESPSKAKTIEKYLKGEFKVLASYGHIKDLPEDEFGVNIENGFEPHFVIIEEKRKIIEKLKEETKDAEKVFLGCDPDREGEAICFHIKEEVKRDDAKRVLFYEITEEEIKKAIENPTEISLNKVESQFSRRILDRIVGYKVSPILWKLIKGGLSAGRVQTVALRIIVEREREIENFVPQKYFTIVVTFAKDGKEFKGEIKKYKGEDVSKIKEIALAEEIKEKILNSLIRVLEIKTKIKEKTPPEPFKTSTLQESASKILSFSPGKTMKIAQTLFEGLETPEGRMGLITYHRTDSVRISEKVIPEIKQKIKELFGEEYVRKKERKFKESKRIQGAHECIRPTKISFLPENLRDYLKEDEFKLYELIYLRTLAAFSENAKFEDKKIIFGNEEIEGEIKGKKVIFDGFMRILRKEADEIELPDILENEVLSIKDVEIVEKQTQPPPRYTEADLVKTLEKLGIGRPSTYAPIIEILYQRNYVEKVGKTLFPTELGKKVCDILVSEFPEIFNVDFTRKMEEYLDEIEEGNLERKRFLELFWSEFSKLIDKIETDFLSVKKTHLQQETEELCPRCGSKIVIKWGRYGKFFSCSNFPKCEYKRDLFKEEFLCPKCKSGYLVKRKGKKFFYGCSRYPECDFASPYEPEKKACPYCSFSYSFKITQKRKVFYKCPSCGKFFS; encoded by the coding sequence ATGAAGGGTAAAAAAGTTCTTATTGTGGAGTCTCCCTCAAAGGCAAAAACCATAGAAAAATACTTAAAGGGCGAATTTAAGGTTCTTGCGTCATATGGTCACATCAAAGACTTGCCAGAAGATGAATTTGGAGTTAACATAGAAAACGGTTTTGAACCCCATTTTGTAATCATAGAGGAAAAAAGAAAAATAATTGAAAAACTTAAGGAAGAAACGAAGGATGCTGAAAAGGTATTTTTAGGTTGTGATCCTGATAGAGAGGGTGAAGCTATATGTTTCCACATCAAAGAGGAGGTAAAAAGGGATGATGCTAAAAGAGTTTTATTCTACGAAATAACAGAGGAGGAGATAAAAAAGGCAATTGAAAATCCTACTGAAATAAGTTTAAACAAGGTTGAATCACAGTTTTCACGAAGAATCCTCGATAGAATAGTTGGATATAAAGTTTCACCAATTCTATGGAAGTTAATAAAAGGAGGACTTTCAGCCGGAAGGGTTCAAACTGTTGCATTGAGAATTATAGTAGAAAGGGAAAGGGAAATAGAAAATTTTGTACCTCAGAAATACTTCACAATAGTAGTTACCTTCGCAAAAGATGGAAAGGAATTTAAGGGCGAAATTAAAAAATATAAGGGTGAAGATGTAAGTAAAATAAAAGAAATAGCTCTTGCAGAGGAAATAAAGGAAAAAATTCTTAATTCTTTAATTAGAGTTTTAGAAATAAAGACAAAAATTAAGGAAAAAACACCGCCTGAACCCTTTAAAACAAGTACGTTGCAAGAGTCAGCTTCTAAGATACTTTCTTTTTCCCCAGGAAAAACCATGAAAATTGCTCAAACGCTCTTTGAAGGTTTAGAAACACCTGAGGGAAGAATGGGGCTTATAACCTATCATAGAACAGATTCTGTAAGGATAAGTGAAAAAGTAATTCCAGAGATTAAACAAAAGATAAAGGAGCTCTTTGGAGAAGAGTACGTGAGGAAAAAAGAGAGAAAATTTAAGGAAAGTAAGAGGATTCAGGGTGCTCACGAATGTATAAGACCAACAAAAATAAGTTTTTTACCTGAAAATCTTAGAGATTATTTAAAGGAAGATGAATTTAAACTTTATGAGTTGATTTATCTTAGAACACTTGCGGCTTTTTCTGAAAACGCTAAATTTGAAGATAAAAAAATAATATTCGGAAATGAGGAGATAGAGGGGGAGATTAAAGGTAAAAAAGTTATTTTTGACGGATTTATGAGAATTCTCAGAAAAGAGGCGGATGAGATTGAACTTCCTGATATCTTAGAAAATGAGGTACTTTCTATAAAAGATGTAGAAATAGTTGAAAAGCAAACACAGCCACCTCCAAGATACACTGAAGCGGATCTTGTTAAAACTCTTGAGAAATTAGGTATTGGAAGACCTTCCACATACGCTCCTATTATTGAGATTTTATATCAGAGAAATTATGTGGAAAAAGTTGGAAAAACACTTTTCCCAACTGAACTAGGTAAAAAAGTTTGTGATATACTTGTATCTGAATTTCCAGAAATTTTCAACGTTGATTTTACAAGGAAAATGGAAGAATACCTTGATGAGATAGAGGAAGGTAACTTAGAAAGAAAGAGATTTTTAGAGTTATTTTGGAGTGAATTCAGTAAATTAATAGACAAAATCGAGACTGATTTTTTAAGCGTAAAAAAAACTCATCTACAACAAGAGACAGAAGAGCTTTGTCCAAGGTGTGGTAGTAAAATTGTTATAAAATGGGGAAGATACGGAAAGTTCTTTTCTTGTTCTAATTTTCCAAAGTGTGAATATAAGAGAGATTTATTTAAAGAGGAGTTTTTGTGTCCAAAATGTAAAAGTGGTTATTTAGTAAAAAGAAAAGGTAAAAAATTTTTTTATGGTTGTTCGAGATATCCAGAATGTGATTTTGCCTCACCATATGAGCCTGAAAAAAAAGCTTGTCCCTATTGTTCATTTTCCTACTCCTTTAAAATCACACAAAAAAGAAAAGTTTTTTATAAATGTCCCTCCTGTGGAAAATTTTTTAGTTAA
- a CDS encoding MFS transporter has protein sequence MKNKGIVGVIKNRNFFLYSLAQTISLIGDKLDHISLIALLKAKAFGHSVAFSHLAFFFTIPGVIFGPIAGIIADRVNRKMILVLGDFLRGLLVFMIPLAVLSFGHIFPMYIIVFFVFLIGVLYNATKMAIIPSLLKSKDEILAANSVATLTGRLATVIGLFAGGLIVDWEIWKNFGIEGWQAGFYIDALTFLISGLLLAFLVIPDERKLKGEDLKRLIIEEEKNYFQRAIADLKEALVLILKDKNVSFVLFSLFFLVFIGANVYVLIVILVQQFLGYGTTGIGKLGALTALGMVSGAFLLGSFGDKLDRKAVIKYSFLILSFLLIFFSFLKRFLYIGIFSFLGGFILSSVTIFQDTILHENVPKGLRGRIFASKELLVNSLFLILSYIFGILAEYIYPAKIIFVNGLILLLMTIFFLLVTK, from the coding sequence TTGAAAAATAAAGGTATAGTAGGAGTTATAAAAAATAGAAACTTTTTCCTATATTCTCTTGCCCAAACTATATCTCTTATCGGAGATAAACTGGATCATATTTCTTTAATAGCTCTTTTAAAAGCTAAGGCCTTCGGACATTCGGTTGCCTTTTCTCATCTTGCATTTTTCTTCACAATACCAGGTGTAATATTTGGTCCAATTGCAGGAATAATAGCTGACAGAGTAAATAGAAAGATGATCCTTGTGTTAGGTGATTTTCTAAGAGGCCTTTTAGTCTTTATGATTCCCCTTGCAGTTTTATCCTTCGGACACATATTTCCAATGTATATTATCGTCTTCTTTGTTTTTCTAATAGGTGTTCTTTACAACGCGACAAAAATGGCAATTATACCCAGTTTGCTTAAATCTAAAGATGAGATTTTGGCAGCCAATTCAGTTGCAACTTTAACAGGAAGACTTGCTACAGTTATTGGGCTTTTTGCTGGAGGACTGATTGTTGACTGGGAGATATGGAAAAACTTTGGTATAGAAGGCTGGCAAGCTGGTTTTTACATAGATGCTCTTACCTTTTTAATTTCAGGTTTACTCTTAGCTTTTCTGGTAATACCTGATGAAAGAAAATTAAAAGGGGAAGATCTTAAAAGACTTATAATTGAAGAGGAAAAAAATTACTTTCAAAGAGCAATAGCTGATCTAAAAGAAGCCCTAGTTTTAATTTTAAAAGATAAAAATGTTTCTTTTGTGCTTTTTTCCCTCTTTTTCTTAGTTTTCATCGGTGCTAACGTATATGTATTAATCGTAATCCTGGTTCAGCAATTTCTCGGATACGGAACTACAGGTATTGGAAAACTTGGAGCGTTGACAGCTCTTGGCATGGTTTCAGGTGCTTTTTTATTAGGCTCCTTTGGCGATAAATTAGATAGAAAAGCTGTTATTAAATACTCTTTTTTGATACTTTCTTTTTTACTCATCTTCTTTTCTTTTTTAAAAAGATTTTTATATATCGGAATCTTTTCTTTTCTCGGTGGATTCATACTCTCATCAGTAACAATCTTTCAAGATACAATCCTTCATGAAAATGTGCCAAAAGGGCTAAGAGGAAGAATATTTGCAAGCAAGGAGCTACTTGTAAATAGCTTATTCCTTATCTTATCTTATATTTTCGGAATACTTGCAGAATATATTTATCCTGCCAAAATAATATTTGTTAATGGTCTTATTTTACTTTTGATGACTATATTTTTTCTTTTAGTAACTAAATGA
- a CDS encoding glycosyltransferase family 4 protein has translation MKKLKILIASDIYYPYLGGISEHIYHLRKELEKRGHEVYILTSGYSKEKFPDYKDEENVIRIGRSIPIFFNKSVGRITITARGIKKIKDLIVNGNFDIIHTHGPIAPFMPYYSLKYSNTHNFSTFHATHDPLKLYEIFKGYLIKVFEKIHGKIAVSPTARDSIKRHFGGDYRIIPNGVDVNRFNPSKKGYNLLPKNKKIVLFVGRFEKRKGFKYLRKAFRKVIKEVKDAHLVAVGTGPLLGIEKQKSKIYLKDNVTFLGRVSFEELPKIYASSHVFCSPAIGYESFGIVLLEAMASSVPIVASDIEGYRFVVEDGKEGFLTKPEDPEMLADKIIYLLKNEDLRVKMGENGRKKAVEKFSWDKIVDEIESYYFEVKEKVKIEK, from the coding sequence ATGAAAAAACTTAAGATTCTAATTGCTTCTGATATTTATTACCCATACCTTGGAGGTATATCCGAACATATATACCATTTAAGAAAAGAACTTGAAAAAAGGGGACATGAGGTTTACATACTGACAAGTGGATATAGTAAAGAAAAATTTCCTGATTACAAAGATGAGGAAAATGTAATAAGGATAGGAAGATCTATTCCTATATTTTTCAATAAATCAGTTGGTAGAATAACTATCACAGCTAGGGGGATCAAAAAAATAAAAGATTTAATTGTTAATGGAAATTTTGATATTATTCACACTCACGGACCAATTGCACCATTTATGCCCTACTACTCACTAAAGTATTCAAACACTCATAATTTTTCCACGTTTCATGCAACACATGATCCCTTAAAGTTATACGAGATATTTAAGGGATATTTAATTAAAGTTTTTGAGAAAATTCATGGTAAAATAGCTGTTTCCCCTACCGCAAGAGATTCAATTAAAAGACACTTTGGGGGCGACTATAGAATAATTCCTAATGGAGTCGATGTCAATAGATTCAATCCATCAAAAAAAGGTTATAACCTATTGCCCAAAAATAAAAAGATTGTACTTTTTGTAGGTAGATTTGAAAAAAGAAAAGGTTTTAAATATTTAAGAAAGGCTTTCCGTAAAGTAATTAAAGAAGTTAAGGATGCCCATCTTGTTGCTGTTGGCACAGGTCCGCTCCTTGGTATAGAAAAACAAAAATCTAAAATTTATTTAAAGGATAACGTTACTTTTTTAGGAAGAGTATCCTTTGAAGAACTGCCAAAAATTTATGCAAGCTCTCATGTTTTTTGTTCCCCAGCTATAGGATACGAGTCTTTTGGTATAGTTCTCCTTGAAGCAATGGCCTCATCAGTCCCTATAGTTGCCTCAGATATAGAAGGCTATAGGTTTGTAGTTGAAGACGGTAAAGAAGGTTTCCTAACTAAACCTGAAGATCCAGAAATGTTAGCCGATAAAATTATTTATCTTTTAAAAAACGAAGATTTAAGGGTAAAAATGGGAGAAAACGGAAGAAAAAAGGCAGTGGAAAAATTTTCATGGGATAAAATCGTTGACGAAATCGAATCTTACTATTTTGAAGTTAAGGAGAAAGTAAAAATTGAAAAATAA
- a CDS encoding pyridoxal phosphate-dependent aminotransferase, translating into MMRISRRVRLAQYSPIRKFYPYAIEAKKRGIEVFHLNIGEPDIKAPETFFKAIREFDKEVIGYGPSDGIPELKEAWYNYYRRRGYNISPEDVMITIAGSEALIFSFFSVADEGKEIIVFEPFYTNYNTFARIAGVKLVPIPTSIKDNFKLPSEKEIKKYINSRTRAIVYANPNNPTGKVYSKEEIEMLIRLAKRYKLFIIADEVYREFVYHGNKHYSILEFEEAADFGIVADSVSKRYSLCGARIGCIVTRNKVLRENILKLLQARLSAPIIEQYACTEVINKEDKFIEEAKKEYERRIEKAMKILLNSDLIFTFEPQGAFYTMVDLKGINSDKFTCFLLNEFEIDKKTTMVAPGNGFYVTKGKGETEVRIAFVLNSSKLELALNIFLEGIKKFREINNEKT; encoded by the coding sequence ATGATGAGAATATCAAGGAGAGTTCGATTAGCTCAATATTCTCCCATAAGAAAATTCTATCCATATGCAATTGAGGCAAAAAAAAGAGGAATTGAAGTTTTTCATTTAAACATTGGTGAACCCGATATAAAAGCTCCTGAAACCTTCTTTAAGGCAATAAGGGAGTTTGACAAAGAAGTAATTGGTTACGGGCCCTCAGATGGTATACCTGAACTTAAAGAAGCCTGGTATAACTATTACAGAAGAAGAGGCTATAATATCTCTCCTGAGGATGTGATGATAACAATTGCTGGTAGTGAAGCTCTAATATTTTCTTTTTTTAGTGTTGCTGATGAAGGAAAAGAAATAATTGTTTTTGAACCCTTTTATACAAATTACAATACCTTTGCAAGAATTGCAGGTGTTAAACTTGTTCCAATACCTACTTCCATAAAGGATAACTTTAAACTACCATCAGAAAAAGAAATTAAAAAATACATAAATTCAAGAACAAGAGCTATTGTTTACGCAAATCCTAACAACCCTACTGGTAAAGTATATTCAAAAGAAGAAATAGAAATGCTTATAAGACTTGCTAAGAGATATAAACTATTTATAATAGCCGATGAAGTTTATAGAGAATTTGTATATCATGGTAATAAACATTACTCCATTTTGGAATTTGAAGAAGCAGCTGATTTTGGAATTGTAGCTGATTCAGTATCAAAGAGATACTCACTCTGTGGTGCGAGAATTGGGTGTATTGTGACAAGAAACAAAGTTTTAAGAGAAAATATTTTGAAACTTTTGCAAGCAAGACTTTCAGCTCCTATTATTGAACAGTACGCTTGTACCGAAGTCATAAATAAGGAAGATAAATTTATTGAAGAGGCAAAGAAAGAATATGAGAGAAGAATAGAAAAGGCTATGAAAATCCTTTTAAATTCAGATCTTATCTTCACCTTCGAGCCACAGGGAGCCTTTTATACTATGGTTGACCTAAAAGGTATAAACAGTGACAAGTTCACATGTTTTCTTTTAAATGAATTCGAGATTGATAAGAAAACAACTATGGTAGCTCCAGGAAATGGCTTCTATGTTACAAAAGGCAAAGGCGAAACAGAGGTAAGAATAGCCTTTGTTTTAAACTCCTCTAAGTTGGAACTCGCATTAAATATTTTCTTAGAGGGGATAAAAAAGTTTAGAGAAATAAATAATGAAAAAACTTAA
- a CDS encoding MTH1187 family thiamine-binding protein, translating to MKKIIAAVSITPIGTGSTSLSEFVAKAIKVLEKYTDIEHTTDPMFTILYGDKHRVFEAIIEMQEEMFKMGAKRVSTIIKIDERRDKEVKPTDKIESLKKHLKSL from the coding sequence ATGAAAAAAATAATTGCGGCTGTAAGTATTACCCCAATTGGTACTGGGTCAACTTCCTTATCTGAGTTTGTTGCGAAAGCTATAAAAGTTCTTGAAAAATACACTGATATAGAACATACGACTGATCCTATGTTTACTATCCTCTATGGAGATAAACATAGAGTTTTTGAGGCAATAATTGAGATGCAAGAGGAAATGTTTAAAATGGGAGCAAAGAGAGTTTCAACTATTATCAAAATTGATGAAAGAAGGGATAAAGAAGTTAAACCAACTGATAAAATTGAGTCACTTAAAAAGCATTTAAAATCTTTATAA
- the secG gene encoding preprotein translocase subunit SecG produces the protein MIGFLIFLHILLVIILIAVILVQQPRGRGIGAFLGGSAQDFLGVRGAPTFFQKLTWGLGAFIGLLAILIALLSKASYPEKREILDRGNVFELVPLFSEETPKEEVSPLLPIEEKKEEKK, from the coding sequence ATGATAGGCTTTTTAATTTTTTTACATATTCTTTTGGTAATAATTCTCATAGCTGTTATACTTGTGCAGCAACCAAGGGGAAGGGGTATTGGTGCCTTTTTGGGCGGAAGTGCTCAAGATTTTCTTGGAGTAAGGGGTGCTCCCACTTTTTTTCAAAAATTAACATGGGGGCTTGGAGCTTTTATTGGACTTCTTGCAATATTAATAGCTTTACTATCTAAGGCAAGCTATCCAGAAAAAAGAGAAATTTTAGATCGGGGCAACGTCTTTGAGTTAGTTCCTCTTTTTTCAGAGGAAACCCCTAAAGAAGAAGTTTCCCCCCTTTTACCTATAGAAGAAAAGAAAGAAGAGAAAAAGTAA